A single region of the Bacteroides luhongzhouii genome encodes:
- a CDS encoding TlpA family protein disulfide reductase, translating into MKMKIMNVCNMALLAIGIWACSGQKKGTANVEVATDSVEVAADTISVRADSTGYIVRVGETAPDFTITLTDGKQVSLSSLRGKVVMLQFTASWCGVCRKEMPFIEKDIWLKHKNNPDFALIGIDRDEPLDKVLAFAKATGVTYPLGLDPGADIFAKYALRESGITRNVLIDKEGKIVKLTRLYNEEEFASLVQAINEMLK; encoded by the coding sequence ATGAAAATGAAAATTATGAATGTATGTAATATGGCGCTTTTAGCCATAGGTATATGGGCTTGTTCCGGACAGAAAAAGGGGACGGCAAATGTAGAGGTTGCAACAGATAGTGTAGAAGTAGCTGCGGATACTATATCTGTTCGGGCAGACAGTACAGGATATATTGTTCGGGTAGGAGAGACGGCTCCGGATTTTACGATTACCTTGACAGATGGTAAGCAAGTGAGTTTATCTTCCCTTCGTGGTAAAGTGGTCATGTTGCAGTTTACTGCCAGTTGGTGTGGAGTTTGTCGTAAAGAAATGCCGTTTATCGAAAAGGATATTTGGCTGAAGCATAAAAATAATCCTGACTTTGCTTTAATTGGCATTGATCGTGACGAACCTCTTGACAAAGTACTGGCTTTTGCTAAGGCCACCGGAGTGACTTATCCGTTAGGACTGGACCCGGGTGCTGATATTTTTGCAAAATATGCATTACGTGAATCCGGAATAACAAGAAATGTGTTAATCGACAAGGAAGGGAAAATTGTAAAACTGACTCGTTTGTATAATGAAGAAGAGTTTGCTTCTCTTGTACAGGCGATTAATGAAATGCTGAAATAA